The following coding sequences lie in one Treponema socranskii subsp. buccale genomic window:
- a CDS encoding (Fe-S)-binding protein has protein sequence MIAILTAVAVSFVLAFVIGVLLGIFKKIFYIPVDEKAAAIRAVLPGINCGACGYPGCDGFAAAVSKGEAPSNGCRAGGPKVAAAVLQALGGAQ, from the coding sequence ATGATTGCTATACTTACGGCCGTTGCAGTTTCGTTTGTGCTTGCGTTTGTCATCGGTGTGCTGCTCGGCATTTTTAAAAAAATATTTTATATTCCGGTCGATGAAAAAGCGGCTGCGATCCGCGCCGTATTGCCCGGCATAAACTGCGGAGCCTGCGGATATCCCGGCTGCGACGGATTTGCAGCGGCGGTTTCAAAAGGTGAGGCGCCTTCCAACGGCTGCCGCGCCGGCGGTCCGAAAGTTGCGGCTGCCGTCCTGCAGGCGCTCGGCGGCGCTCAGTAA
- a CDS encoding FMN-binding protein, with amino-acid sequence MKHILKLGLTLAIFASVSCFCLALVNHITAPVIEQRQADKASSGMKTVFADADSFEEVTDFKASAVPAISIDKMYLAKKGGSVIGAVAQVTGPTYDRSTIIFGIKKDGVLTGMQFLASSDTAGFGLKASDPNYTVSSGKTFYGQFEGKNANDGFVPGQTFEAVSGATITSKGVAELLTQGTQSALACLAAK; translated from the coding sequence ATGAAACATATTTTAAAACTCGGGCTTACGCTTGCGATCTTCGCATCCGTTTCGTGCTTTTGTCTTGCGCTCGTCAACCACATCACGGCTCCCGTCATCGAACAGCGTCAGGCGGATAAAGCGAGTTCCGGTATGAAAACGGTATTTGCCGACGCGGATTCGTTTGAAGAAGTGACGGATTTTAAAGCGAGCGCGGTGCCGGCGATCAGTATCGACAAAATGTATCTTGCAAAAAAAGGCGGCAGCGTTATAGGCGCCGTCGCGCAAGTGACGGGTCCGACTTACGACCGATCGACGATCATTTTCGGTATAAAAAAAGACGGCGTACTCACGGGTATGCAGTTTCTCGCATCGAGCGATACGGCGGGCTTCGGCTTAAAAGCGAGCGATCCGAACTATACGGTTTCGAGCGGCAAAACGTTTTACGGGCAGTTCGAAGGTAAAAATGCGAACGACGGTTTCGTTCCCGGTCAGACCTTCGAAGCGGTATCGGGTGCGACGATCACGAGTAAAGGCGTTGCCGAACTTTTGACGCAGGGAACGCAGAGCGCGCTCGCCTGTCTTGCTGCGAAATAG
- the oppB gene encoding oligopeptide ABC transporter permease OppB — translation MGKFIIKRLLGLIPTLFVIVTLSFFITRLAPGGPFASEKKVPPEILANLEKQYHMDEPLFKQYLRYVGNVLHGDLGPSFKNKDFTVNQLIGSSMPNSLLLGVISLAFAMLFGITFGLISAVKQNTWIDYSTMSFASVGLSVPLFVVGPVAVFVFALTLKWLPTSGWITGRYGWKTLIMPAFTLALPRFASIARLTRASVLETLRSDYVRTARAKGLKNSVVMVKHVLKGALLPVVSYLGPAFAGIVTGSVVVEQVFLVPGIGNFFVKSALNRDYTLIIGTVIVYSGILIVMNLIVDILYGFLDPRISYK, via the coding sequence ATGGGAAAATTTATTATAAAACGTTTGCTGGGTCTCATTCCGACGCTTTTCGTTATCGTAACTCTGAGTTTTTTTATCACTCGGCTTGCACCGGGCGGTCCGTTCGCAAGTGAAAAAAAAGTACCTCCGGAAATCCTCGCCAATCTCGAAAAGCAATATCACATGGATGAACCGCTGTTTAAACAGTATTTGCGTTATGTCGGCAATGTCCTCCACGGCGATTTGGGGCCGTCGTTCAAAAACAAAGATTTTACGGTCAATCAGCTCATCGGTTCGAGTATGCCGAACTCTCTTTTGCTCGGAGTCATTTCGCTTGCTTTTGCGATGCTCTTCGGCATTACGTTCGGACTCATCTCCGCGGTAAAACAAAATACGTGGATTGATTACTCGACGATGTCCTTTGCGAGCGTAGGGCTTTCGGTGCCGCTTTTCGTCGTAGGGCCGGTCGCGGTTTTTGTTTTTGCGCTTACGCTCAAATGGCTTCCGACGTCCGGCTGGATTACGGGGCGCTACGGCTGGAAAACGCTTATCATGCCGGCTTTTACGCTTGCCCTTCCGCGCTTTGCGTCGATCGCACGCTTGACGCGCGCGAGCGTGCTTGAAACGCTCCGTTCCGATTACGTACGTACCGCGCGTGCAAAGGGTTTGAAAAATTCGGTCGTCATGGTAAAGCACGTGCTCAAAGGCGCACTGCTTCCGGTCGTGAGTTATCTCGGCCCCGCGTTTGCAGGCATCGTTACCGGTTCGGTCGTCGTCGAACAGGTGTTTCTCGTGCCGGGTATCGGAAACTTTTTCGTCAAATCGGCGCTCAACCGCGATTATACGCTCATCATCGGTACGGTTATCGTGTATTCGGGCATTCTTATCGTTATGAATCTCATCGTCGATATTTTGTACGGATTCCTCGATCCTCGAATTTCTTATAAATAA
- a CDS encoding ABC transporter ATP-binding protein, whose product MTDEVILQVKDLRTYFYTDAGVVKAVDGLTFDLHKGETLGLVGESGSGKSVTNLSVIKLIQTPPGKIEGGEVLFNGEDLLKMSDARLREIRGDRIAMIFQDPMSSLNPYLRISTQMIETICLHQGLNKKAAKEKAIEMLKLTGIPAAEKRIDGYPHQFSGGMRQRVMIAMGLSCNPDILIADEPTSALDVTIQAQILDLMQDLTHRLGTAVILITHSLGVVAGVCDTIVVMYAGRIVERGTTEDIFYDTKHPYTQGLIKSVPRLDRDDEDRLFSIEGQPPNVVDLPDCCPFYPRCHKALPVCKNRYPPVVRFSDTHCAACWLYAQKDGGTFTAEDTTK is encoded by the coding sequence ATGACGGATGAAGTGATTTTACAGGTAAAAGACCTCCGTACCTATTTTTATACCGATGCGGGCGTTGTAAAAGCCGTCGACGGTTTGACTTTCGACCTGCACAAAGGCGAAACGCTCGGACTCGTCGGCGAGTCGGGTTCGGGAAAGAGCGTTACAAATCTCTCCGTTATCAAGTTAATTCAAACGCCGCCGGGAAAAATCGAAGGCGGGGAAGTGCTGTTTAACGGCGAAGATTTATTAAAAATGAGCGATGCGCGCCTGAGAGAAATACGAGGCGACAGGATCGCGATGATCTTTCAGGATCCGATGTCTTCTCTTAATCCGTACCTCCGGATTTCGACGCAGATGATCGAAACGATATGTCTGCATCAGGGCCTTAACAAAAAAGCCGCAAAAGAAAAAGCGATCGAAATGCTGAAGCTTACCGGCATTCCCGCGGCGGAAAAACGCATCGACGGATACCCCCATCAGTTTTCAGGCGGTATGCGCCAGCGCGTCATGATCGCAATGGGCCTGTCGTGCAATCCCGACATACTCATTGCGGACGAACCGACGAGCGCGCTCGACGTGACGATTCAGGCGCAGATACTCGATTTGATGCAGGATTTGACACACCGTCTCGGAACGGCCGTCATTTTGATAACGCATTCGCTCGGCGTCGTCGCCGGCGTGTGCGACACGATCGTCGTCATGTATGCCGGCCGCATCGTCGAACGCGGTACGACCGAAGATATTTTTTACGATACGAAACATCCCTATACGCAGGGGCTTATCAAATCGGTGCCTCGCCTCGACCGCGACGATGAGGACAGACTCTTTTCAATTGAAGGACAGCCGCCGAACGTCGTCGATTTGCCGGACTGCTGTCCGTTTTATCCGCGCTGTCATAAGGCATTGCCCGTGTGCAAAAACCGCTATCCGCCGGTCGTGCGGTTTTCCGATACGCACTGTGCGGCGTGCTGGCTCTATGCACAAAAAGACGGCGGAACGTTTACCGCAGAGGACACGACAAAATGA
- a CDS encoding ABC transporter ATP-binding protein, giving the protein MSDNILEVRDLKMHFSDGSEGLFGGKKKYIYAIDGISFDIAKGETLGLVGESGCGKSTVVRAVSHLYKPTAGKVLLDGKDLTKMKRAEMIAVRRDMQLVFQDPYSSLDPRMTTSEIIAEPMRIYKKYGLLDIAEADITSRVEHLMELVGLSKFFKNRFPHEFSGGQRQRIGIARALALKPRLILADEPVSALDVSIQAQVLNLFKDIQKEMELSYLFIAHDLAVIKYISDRIAVMYLGKIVETGGYKDLYANPLHPYTKALLSAVPIPDPKVERQRQRIILKGDVPSPDTQRPGCYFYDRCPNRMEKCKQCQPKFVKPAGAAADHSVACFLYE; this is encoded by the coding sequence ATGAGCGACAATATCCTTGAAGTACGCGATTTGAAAATGCATTTTTCCGACGGGAGCGAAGGCCTTTTCGGCGGCAAAAAAAAGTATATCTACGCGATCGACGGCATCAGCTTCGACATAGCGAAGGGCGAAACGCTGGGACTCGTCGGCGAATCGGGCTGCGGAAAATCGACCGTTGTGCGGGCGGTTTCGCACTTGTACAAACCGACGGCGGGAAAAGTGCTGCTCGACGGAAAAGATTTGACGAAGATGAAAAGGGCGGAAATGATCGCAGTCCGGCGCGATATGCAGCTCGTATTTCAGGATCCCTATTCGTCGCTCGATCCGCGCATGACGACGTCGGAAATCATCGCCGAACCCATGCGTATCTACAAAAAATACGGACTGCTCGACATAGCCGAAGCCGACATCACCTCTCGCGTCGAACACCTCATGGAACTCGTCGGTCTTTCGAAATTTTTCAAAAACAGATTTCCGCACGAATTTTCAGGCGGTCAGCGGCAGAGGATCGGTATCGCACGCGCGCTTGCGCTGAAGCCGCGCCTCATACTCGCCGACGAACCCGTTTCCGCCCTCGACGTTTCGATCCAAGCGCAAGTGCTGAATCTTTTTAAAGACATTCAAAAAGAAATGGAGCTGTCGTACCTGTTTATCGCGCACGATTTGGCCGTCATCAAATACATTTCCGACAGGATCGCCGTCATGTATCTCGGAAAAATCGTCGAAACGGGCGGCTATAAAGACCTCTATGCAAATCCGCTCCATCCCTATACGAAAGCGCTGCTTTCCGCCGTTCCGATTCCCGATCCGAAAGTCGAGCGGCAGCGCCAGCGTATCATATTGAAAGGCGACGTGCCTTCTCCCGACACGCAGCGTCCGGGCTGTTATTTTTACGATCGCTGTCCGAACCGCATGGAAAAATGCAAACAGTGCCAGCCGAAGTTCGTAAAACCCGCAGGGGCGGCGGCCGATCACAGCGTTGCGTGCTTTTTGTACGAGTGA
- a CDS encoding APC family permease — protein MNTKNAKKGLSKFDVLNLVIGSIIGWGSFILPGTFFLPKAGVLSTVIGLGLGGFFIAIIQKAYQVMLARHVGEGGEFSYALSNLGKIHGFIVGWSLSLCYLSMIPLNATAYVLILRKIFGSAVLWKHLYTIGGTDVYASDIVIASVPIIVFTLVNLRGLSLSARIQNIMSTSLVVIVVSLFFIILGKSDLENFSHNYFGASQISPAKIASVVAIVPFLFVGFDVIPQVSNDLRFSPAKAHATAIVGIAFGVVIYALLNMIAGLSYGPEEAERLEWAVASSVTEKTDTVGFVFMLAALFSAVTGGINGFMIGSSKLLGAVAREKLSPAFLGEKNEKGLYPKAILFIAGISLIGPWIGREVIILIVDMASVLAALAYGYVGFIGIKKSVSVFEKAVCALACGIALLFIALLLWPTSPARLKGGSIVFLIVWTVLGILFYRFGTQRRSEA, from the coding sequence ATGAATACGAAAAACGCGAAAAAAGGTTTGTCAAAGTTCGACGTTCTCAATCTCGTAATCGGTTCGATCATCGGTTGGGGTTCGTTTATTTTGCCGGGCACTTTTTTTCTGCCGAAAGCGGGCGTTTTGAGTACGGTAATCGGCCTCGGACTCGGCGGATTTTTTATCGCGATCATTCAAAAAGCATATCAAGTGATGCTCGCCCGCCACGTCGGTGAAGGCGGCGAATTTTCGTATGCGCTTTCGAATCTCGGAAAGATTCACGGTTTTATCGTCGGCTGGTCGCTGAGCCTGTGTTATTTGAGCATGATACCGCTCAATGCGACCGCATACGTTTTGATTTTGCGCAAAATTTTCGGAAGCGCGGTGTTGTGGAAACACCTGTATACGATCGGCGGAACGGACGTGTACGCTTCGGATATCGTTATCGCGTCGGTGCCCATTATCGTTTTTACGCTTGTCAATTTGCGCGGTCTGTCGCTGAGCGCCCGCATTCAAAACATCATGAGCACGTCTCTCGTCGTCATCGTCGTTTCTCTCTTTTTTATCATCCTCGGTAAAAGCGATTTGGAAAATTTTTCACACAATTATTTCGGCGCATCGCAGATTTCGCCCGCAAAAATCGCTTCGGTCGTCGCGATCGTTCCGTTTTTGTTCGTCGGTTTCGACGTGATACCGCAAGTGTCGAACGACCTCCGTTTTTCGCCTGCAAAAGCTCATGCGACGGCGATCGTCGGGATCGCGTTCGGCGTCGTCATCTATGCGCTTTTGAATATGATCGCAGGCTTGAGCTACGGCCCCGAAGAAGCGGAGAGGCTCGAATGGGCGGTTGCATCTTCGGTGACGGAAAAGACGGATACGGTCGGTTTCGTGTTTATGCTTGCCGCACTTTTTTCGGCGGTCACCGGCGGCATCAACGGCTTTATGATCGGCAGCAGCAAACTGCTCGGCGCCGTTGCAAGAGAAAAATTGAGTCCCGCGTTTTTGGGAGAAAAAAACGAAAAAGGCTTGTACCCGAAAGCGATTTTATTTATCGCAGGCATCAGTTTAATCGGCCCGTGGATCGGCAGGGAAGTGATCATCCTCATTGTCGATATGGCGTCCGTGCTTGCGGCTTTAGCGTACGGATACGTAGGCTTCATCGGCATAAAAAAAAGCGTTTCCGTTTTCGAAAAAGCGGTGTGCGCTCTCGCGTGCGGTATCGCGCTGCTTTTCATCGCGCTGCTCTTGTGGCCGACTTCTCCCGCACGGCTGAAAGGCGGGTCGATCGTTTTTTTAATCGTGTGGACTGTATTGGGGATATTGTTTTACCGCTTCGGTACGCAGCGGAGATCGGAGGCATAG
- a CDS encoding RnfABCDGE type electron transport complex subunit D has protein sequence MSEPVKKEMYVSPAPHFVEGVSTRFLMCMLITALLPETVYGVMLFGFRALFVVLVSVAGSVVFEAAFQKLTKQNVTVNDCSAVVTGLLLALVLPPTVPLWQVLLGDLFAVVVAKGFFGGLGANVWNPALTARAFLFVSFSAAIGASWLTPGTDAVSAATVLSKLKEGAVAANADMYLESFLGNTAGCIGETNELLILISFAFLALTQVIDWRAPVAMVATVALLTFVSGGDVVMALTSGGLLFGATFMATDYATTPVTKIGRAVFGAGCGLLTFLIRKFGGYPEGVMFSILFMNSLSTFLNKLTPRKYGWGKAAKKEAAQ, from the coding sequence ATGAGCGAACCGGTGAAAAAAGAAATGTACGTGTCTCCCGCCCCGCATTTTGTCGAAGGGGTGTCGACGCGCTTCCTTATGTGCATGCTGATTACGGCGCTGCTGCCCGAAACGGTATACGGTGTTATGCTGTTCGGTTTCCGCGCGCTGTTTGTCGTGCTCGTTTCCGTTGCGGGAAGCGTCGTCTTCGAAGCGGCGTTTCAAAAACTGACAAAACAGAATGTCACGGTAAACGATTGTTCGGCCGTCGTCACGGGATTGCTGCTTGCGCTCGTACTGCCGCCGACGGTTCCGCTGTGGCAAGTGCTGCTCGGCGATCTCTTCGCGGTCGTCGTCGCCAAGGGATTTTTCGGCGGACTTGGGGCGAACGTGTGGAACCCCGCGCTTACGGCGCGTGCGTTTTTGTTCGTCAGCTTTTCCGCCGCGATCGGTGCGTCCTGGCTTACTCCGGGAACGGATGCGGTAAGCGCTGCGACTGTCCTTTCCAAGCTCAAAGAGGGAGCCGTCGCCGCAAATGCGGATATGTATCTTGAAAGCTTTTTGGGCAACACGGCCGGCTGTATCGGCGAAACGAATGAATTGCTCATTTTGATTTCATTCGCATTTCTTGCTCTCACGCAGGTGATCGACTGGCGTGCGCCTGTTGCGATGGTCGCGACGGTTGCGCTTTTGACCTTCGTTTCCGGAGGGGACGTCGTTATGGCGCTCACATCGGGAGGTCTCCTCTTCGGCGCTACCTTTATGGCGACGGATTACGCGACGACGCCGGTTACGAAAATCGGACGCGCGGTGTTCGGCGCGGGCTGCGGACTTCTTACCTTTTTAATAAGAAAATTCGGCGGTTATCCCGAAGGCGTTATGTTTTCGATTTTATTTATGAATTCGCTTTCGACATTCCTTAATAAATTGACGCCGAGAAAATACGGCTGGGGCAAAGCGGCGAAAAAGGAGGCAGCACAATGA
- a CDS encoding electron transport complex protein RnfA has protein sequence MNNLLGIFIKSMLIDNVVFIQYLAICPFIGMTAETDKATGMGIATTFVIVLATAVTYPLYYGIMVPLKLQYLQTLMFILVIAALVQLVEFYLKKSIPGLYSAMGVYLALITTNCAVLAVTITCINKNYNYIESLVYALGAALGFLIALVIMSGVRERIKSAPVPLFVKGKPILFITAGLLSLSFLGFKGLI, from the coding sequence ATGAACAATTTACTCGGTATTTTTATTAAATCGATGCTTATAGACAACGTCGTCTTTATTCAATATCTTGCGATCTGTCCGTTTATCGGTATGACTGCGGAGACGGATAAAGCGACCGGCATGGGGATCGCGACAACATTCGTCATCGTGCTCGCAACGGCCGTCACCTATCCGCTCTACTACGGAATCATGGTGCCGTTGAAGCTGCAGTATTTGCAGACGCTCATGTTCATTCTCGTCATCGCCGCTCTCGTACAGCTTGTCGAATTTTATTTGAAAAAATCGATTCCGGGATTGTACAGCGCGATGGGCGTGTATCTTGCGCTCATCACGACGAACTGTGCGGTGCTCGCCGTTACGATTACGTGTATCAATAAAAATTATAACTACATCGAATCGCTTGTATACGCGCTCGGTGCGGCGCTCGGATTTTTAATCGCACTTGTGATCATGTCCGGCGTGCGCGAACGGATCAAAAGTGCTCCCGTTCCGCTTTTTGTTAAAGGAAAGCCGATCCTGTTCATCACTGCGGGTTTGCTTTCGCTGTCGTTTTTAGGCTTCAAAGGTTTGATCTGA
- a CDS encoding ABC transporter permease, whose amino-acid sequence MVKKEKKATNEFNQEMKSVSLTADAWNRLRKNKMAYASFWIVVVYALVALFAPVLPFYPYAQQNLNHTNLPPSFQKAGDMELVTRKAYFAKVMAKEKRSEYNAEEQAAIASIEERNKTDPEQNRRYLLGTDSLGRDMLSRTVYGGRISMMVGLIGTVTALLIGIVIGSIAGYAGGRIDSFLMRFVDVMYGLPYMLVVIIMMAIVGRNVAILFIAIALVSWLTIGRVVRGQVMSLKNMEFVLAARSMGAGPWYIIMHHLIPNTVGIIIVYTALSLPSFIMSESFLSFLGLGISAPLASWGSLISDGVQGMALYPWCLLVPAIVMTVFLFAMNFLGDGVRDAFDPQSKNRV is encoded by the coding sequence ATGGTTAAAAAAGAAAAAAAGGCGACGAACGAATTTAATCAGGAAATGAAATCGGTGTCGCTGACGGCGGATGCATGGAACCGTCTGCGAAAAAATAAAATGGCATACGCGAGTTTTTGGATTGTCGTCGTTTATGCCCTCGTCGCGCTCTTTGCGCCGGTGCTGCCTTTTTATCCCTATGCACAGCAAAATCTCAACCATACGAATCTTCCGCCGTCGTTTCAAAAAGCGGGAGACATGGAACTTGTAACGCGCAAAGCGTATTTTGCAAAAGTGATGGCAAAAGAAAAGCGCAGTGAATACAATGCCGAAGAGCAGGCGGCGATCGCTTCCATCGAAGAACGCAATAAAACCGATCCCGAACAGAATCGGAGATATTTGTTGGGTACCGATTCTCTCGGCCGCGACATGCTGTCGCGCACGGTGTACGGCGGACGCATTTCCATGATGGTCGGTCTCATCGGTACGGTAACCGCGCTTCTCATCGGTATCGTCATCGGTTCGATTGCCGGTTACGCGGGCGGCAGAATCGATTCGTTTCTCATGCGCTTTGTCGATGTCATGTACGGACTGCCGTATATGCTCGTCGTCATCATTATGATGGCGATCGTCGGACGCAACGTCGCCATCCTCTTTATAGCGATCGCGCTCGTGTCGTGGCTTACGATCGGACGCGTCGTGCGCGGACAGGTGATGAGTTTGAAAAATATGGAATTCGTCCTTGCCGCCCGTTCGATGGGAGCCGGTCCGTGGTATATCATCATGCATCACCTCATTCCGAATACGGTCGGCATCATCATCGTGTATACTGCGCTGTCGCTTCCGTCTTTTATCATGAGCGAAAGCTTTTTGTCGTTTTTGGGACTCGGTATTTCGGCGCCGCTTGCGTCGTGGGGTTCTCTTATCTCCGACGGCGTGCAGGGCATGGCGCTCTATCCGTGGTGTCTGCTCGTTCCGGCAATCGTCATGACGGTGTTTTTGTTTGCAATGAATTTTTTAGGCGACGGCGTGCGCGACGCATTCGATCCGCAGTCGAAAAACAGGGTGTGA
- a CDS encoding peptide ABC transporter substrate-binding protein, whose product MKKLSVWALALCAAVLCFSACGKKSASGAEFTISNGAEPQSIDPTQIEGVPEHRIFLALFEGLVGYDVKTCEAVPGVAESWERSADNTVVTFHLRKTTWSDGTPITAKTFVDSWLYYMSPKTAAVYGYMPALVIKGAKEYNEGKAPESSVGIRAVDDYTFEVTLVGPVPYAVDMMAHYAFSPLPMHAIEKYGSEWIKKENFVGNGPFVLESWVPQDKLTVVPNDKYWNKENIFLSRITFLPIEDSVTSYNKYKNGEIDWNSSSAHIPPDLIDEVALRDDYQCAPYLGSYYAFFNVNNKTLKDVRVRKALILALDTKELVEKVTKGGEMATGTFVPEMAGYTPPKGFSFNPDEAKKLLAEAGYPDGKGFPVLTYIFNTNEKHKKTAEWVQQQWKKNLGINVELQNMEWNSFLTKRQANDFEIARAGWIGDYKDPSNFLELLTTGSGNNDGRYSVPEFDKLVSDAARMPAGPERMKVLEKAESIAIARDAAVIPMYIYVSQCLIDLNKWDGWYSNVLDIHAYTGIKPKK is encoded by the coding sequence ATGAAAAAGCTATCGGTATGGGCTCTTGCGCTCTGTGCCGCCGTGCTGTGTTTTTCGGCGTGCGGTAAAAAAAGCGCTTCAGGTGCCGAGTTTACTATCAGCAACGGTGCCGAACCGCAGTCGATCGATCCGACGCAGATTGAAGGCGTGCCCGAGCACCGCATTTTTTTGGCGCTGTTCGAAGGACTTGTCGGCTACGACGTTAAAACATGCGAAGCCGTTCCGGGCGTTGCGGAAAGCTGGGAGCGCAGTGCGGACAATACGGTTGTAACGTTTCATCTGCGCAAAACGACGTGGAGCGACGGTACGCCGATTACGGCGAAAACCTTTGTCGATTCGTGGCTCTATTATATGTCGCCGAAAACGGCTGCCGTCTACGGCTATATGCCGGCATTGGTTATCAAGGGTGCAAAAGAATACAACGAAGGAAAAGCGCCCGAGAGTTCCGTAGGTATCCGCGCCGTCGACGATTATACGTTTGAAGTGACGCTCGTAGGTCCCGTTCCCTATGCGGTCGATATGATGGCGCACTATGCATTCTCGCCGCTTCCGATGCACGCTATAGAAAAATACGGTTCCGAATGGATTAAAAAAGAAAACTTCGTCGGCAACGGTCCCTTCGTACTCGAATCGTGGGTGCCGCAGGATAAGCTCACTGTCGTTCCGAACGATAAGTATTGGAACAAAGAAAATATATTCCTGTCGCGCATTACGTTTTTGCCGATCGAAGACAGCGTTACCTCTTACAATAAATATAAAAACGGTGAAATTGATTGGAACTCTTCGAGCGCTCATATTCCGCCGGATTTAATCGACGAAGTTGCGCTCCGCGACGATTATCAGTGCGCGCCGTACCTCGGTTCGTATTACGCGTTTTTCAACGTAAACAATAAAACGCTCAAAGACGTCCGCGTGCGTAAAGCGCTCATCCTCGCTCTCGATACGAAAGAGCTCGTCGAAAAAGTGACGAAGGGCGGAGAAATGGCTACCGGCACTTTCGTTCCCGAAATGGCGGGCTATACGCCGCCGAAGGGTTTTTCATTCAACCCCGACGAAGCGAAAAAGCTGCTTGCCGAAGCGGGCTATCCCGACGGTAAGGGCTTCCCCGTGCTTACGTATATTTTCAATACGAACGAAAAGCACAAAAAAACCGCCGAATGGGTGCAGCAGCAGTGGAAGAAAAATCTCGGCATCAATGTCGAACTGCAGAACATGGAATGGAATTCGTTCCTGACAAAGCGGCAGGCGAACGACTTCGAAATCGCGCGCGCGGGCTGGATCGGCGATTACAAAGATCCGTCGAACTTTCTCGAACTTTTGACTACGGGCAGCGGAAACAATGACGGACGCTACAGCGTTCCCGAATTCGATAAGCTCGTCAGCGACGCCGCCCGCATGCCGGCGGGACCTGAACGCATGAAAGTGCTTGAAAAAGCCGAATCGATTGCGATCGCACGCGATGCGGCGGTTATTCCGATGTACATCTACGTTTCGCAGTGCCTTATCGATTTGAATAAATGGGACGGCTGGTATTCGAACGTCCTCGATATCCATGCGTATACGGGCATAAAACCCAAAAAATAA
- the rsxE gene encoding electron transport complex subunit RsxE, whose product MQKKQSRLSIFTNGLVKENPLLVLSIGLCSSLAVTTNVFNGIGMGFSMMFVLVMSELIIAIFRNVIPEDIRLPIFIIVIAAFTTIVQLLLEAYIPSLSASLGVFLPLIVVNCIIMGRVESFASKESPLDAVTDAFGMGFGYTWVLCVISIVRELLGSGSLFGKVVIPEAYTVKFLSDAPGGFFVFGLLSAITLAAERAAKIRKAKAKTKGGAA is encoded by the coding sequence ATGCAAAAAAAACAAAGCAGATTATCGATTTTTACAAACGGACTCGTAAAAGAAAATCCGCTGCTCGTCCTTTCTATCGGCTTGTGTTCTTCGCTTGCCGTTACGACGAACGTGTTCAACGGCATCGGTATGGGATTTTCGATGATGTTCGTTCTCGTTATGAGCGAATTAATAATCGCGATTTTTCGTAATGTCATTCCGGAAGACATACGCTTGCCGATTTTCATCATAGTCATCGCCGCGTTTACGACGATCGTGCAACTTTTGCTTGAAGCGTATATCCCGTCGCTGTCCGCGTCGCTCGGCGTATTTTTGCCGCTCATCGTCGTCAACTGCATCATCATGGGGCGCGTCGAATCGTTCGCGTCGAAAGAGAGTCCGCTTGATGCGGTGACCGATGCGTTCGGCATGGGCTTCGGATATACGTGGGTGCTCTGCGTTATTTCGATCGTGCGCGAGCTTTTGGGAAGCGGTTCGCTGTTCGGCAAAGTCGTTATCCCCGAAGCGTATACCGTAAAATTTTTATCGGATGCGCCGGGAGGATTTTTCGTGTTCGGTTTGCTTTCCGCGATAACGCTCGCGGCGGAACGTGCGGCGAAGATCAGAAAAGCGAAAGCAAAGACAAAGGGAGGTGCGGCATGA